The following are encoded in a window of Wolbachia endosymbiont (group B) of Hofmannophila pseudospretella genomic DNA:
- a CDS encoding tetratricopeptide repeat protein has protein sequence MIYFIIFAFSFLFGMWIKVSGEVIKLELGNYTISVDLYFVILACVVLLFLLIAVARFCSSISSTFANIKNRRRSREELLLFEAFFSLDLGNIENTNKLIKNLNEEGDKLSLVKLFNAGKTGNYSFFSHSLMSIASKNRNLALLLVNKLIIHLKQERSVFRKFIEYCSSSINDRILSIPLQIENCVLQEDWVNAISRLKEAIKFNIFLPFDSKKMLAVFYCALAKQYESKGNFKEAIKSLLRAQGCCTAFQPINYLKVELYIKLGRIKKAFAVLEEEYAVNPTPQSARMYIKLNSKGAERLYNLRPDYYFSYCLLALSSISLGKYDLASQHLDIAMKKANYISIYLVMVQLKIMLQEYDQAIYWLNKMDSEAVPDPSWKCTGCNRELKQWDYKCSSCNNFDCIYNQAL, from the coding sequence ATGATTTATTTTATAATTTTTGCTTTTTCGTTTTTATTTGGCATGTGGATCAAGGTAAGTGGTGAAGTAATAAAACTGGAATTAGGCAATTACACTATAAGTGTTGATCTATATTTCGTTATTCTTGCTTGCGTAGTCTTATTATTTTTATTGATTGCAGTTGCACGTTTTTGTTCTTCTATTTCATCAACATTTGCTAACATAAAAAATAGAAGAAGAAGTAGGGAAGAATTGCTTCTCTTTGAAGCTTTCTTTAGCTTAGACTTAGGTAATATAGAGAACACCAATAAGCTAATTAAAAATCTAAATGAAGAAGGCGATAAATTATCTTTAGTAAAGCTCTTTAACGCAGGTAAAACGGGAAATTACAGCTTTTTTAGTCATAGTTTGATGAGTATTGCAAGTAAAAATCGTAATTTAGCTCTACTTCTGGTTAATAAACTGATTATTCACCTAAAGCAAGAAAGGTCCGTCTTTCGAAAATTCATAGAATATTGCTCTAGTTCAATTAATGATAGAATTCTGTCTATTCCCCTTCAAATAGAAAATTGTGTATTGCAAGAAGATTGGGTTAATGCAATTTCGAGATTAAAGGAAGCCATTAAGTTCAATATCTTTCTTCCCTTTGATTCCAAGAAAATGTTGGCAGTTTTTTATTGTGCTTTAGCAAAGCAATACGAAAGTAAAGGAAATTTTAAAGAGGCTATAAAGTCCTTACTTAGAGCACAAGGTTGCTGTACAGCTTTTCAGCCCATCAATTACTTAAAAGTAGAATTATATATTAAACTTGGAAGAATCAAAAAAGCTTTTGCAGTGCTGGAAGAAGAGTATGCAGTAAATCCTACGCCTCAGTCAGCTAGAATGTATATCAAATTAAATAGTAAAGGCGCTGAAAGACTATATAACTTACGCCCTGATTATTATTTTAGTTATTGCTTGCTTGCTTTGTCTTCAATTAGTTTAGGGAAATATGATCTTGCAAGTCAGCATTTAGATATTGCTATGAAAAAAGCTAATTACATATCAATCTACCTTGTTATGGTACAGCTCAAGATTATGCTACAAGAGTATGATCAAGCAATTTACTGGCTAAACAAGATGGACTCAGAAGCTGTTCCTGATCCAAGTTGGAAATGTACTGGTTGTAATAGAGAGCTAAAGCAATGGGATTATAAGTGTTCGAGCTGCAATAATTTTGATTGTATATACAATCAAGCTTTATAG
- a CDS encoding IS5-like element ISWpi1 family transposase (programmed frameshift), giving the protein MRKKYPTDLSEREWARIEKHFRVSYKKGGRLPKYSKKEILEAIFYVLRTGCQWRYLPNDFPLWKTVYEQFRQWKKQGIFEKMNYEITKYSRRKIGRNEQPSACIVDSQSVKTTEKGGSKAMMEGKKVKGRKRHIITDTQGFILGCYVGAANENDRDGIKIALNNMRTKYTKVKKMWADMGYQGRNLKNHIKEEYDIDIEIVKRPPCRFWVHKDTPPELLPTREQGFKVQPRRWVVERTFAWVNRNRRLSKEYDLLTTSTENFIYLAMSRVMLKREYA; this is encoded by the exons ATGAGAAAAAAGTATCCAACAGATCTAAGCGAAAGGGAATGGGCAAGAATAGAAAAACACTTCAGAGTATCATACAAGAAAGGAGGAAGGCTGCCAAAGTATAGCAAAAAAGAAATATTAGAAGCAATTTTCTATGTATTGCGTACAGGGTGTCAATGGCGGTATTTACCAAATGATTTTCCGCTATGGAAGACTGTGTATGAGCAGTTCAGGCAATGGAAGAAGCAGGGAATTTTTGAGAAAATGAATTATGAAATTACAAAATATAGTAGAAGAAAAATAGGAAGGAATGAGCAGCCGAGTGCCTGTATAGTAGATAGTCAATCTGTAAAGACTACAGAAAAGGGGGGATCAAAGGCTATGATGGAAG GTAAAAAAGTAAAGGGTAGAAAAAGGCATATAATTACAGACACTCAGGGTTTTATACTAGGTTGTTACGTAGGCGCTGCTAACGAAAATGATAGAGATGGTATTAAAATAGCATTAAACAATATGAGAACAAAATATACTAAAGTTAAAAAAATGTGGGCTGACATGGGATACCAAGGAAGAAATTTAAAGAATCACATAAAGGAAGAATATGACATAGATATTGAAATTGTTAAAAGGCCTCCATGTAGATTTTGGGTGCACAAAGATACGCCACCTGAGCTACTACCAACAAGAGAACAAGGGTTTAAAGTACAGCCAAGAAGATGGGTTGTAGAAAGGACTTTTGCTTGGGTTAATAGGAATAGAAGGCTATCGAAGGAGTATGATTTACTCACAACATCCACTGAGAATTTCATATACCTAGCTATGAGTAGGGTTATGTTAAAGAGGGAATATGCTTGA
- a CDS encoding TldD/PmbA family protein, which produces MNILNIAADITKLIKKQNQDAEVTIYETNKTSVSQRLSKIEQISQSKNCTVGIRAIAGKNKAAYISTNDLNNLSSAVSQVVEMAKNAQEDPYISFAVDGSNYISSADLNISDNNVVTIDKLKEITEATENSALAHKNIINSEGASSSHTSVNTVLSTVSGFVGSFSKSTFVNQVSVVAGEKSEMKIGYDYDVACNFSDLKTPESIGKEAAKRAIDQLDSCTIRTGKFPVVFEKRAAKELVKSFASAINGSNIVNNSSFLRNSLNTQIFNTEINIIDDPLLPRGITSRPFDGEGIMSRRNEFVKNGVLQNWILDLYSARKLNLETTANATRASNAAIIPSASNFYFKNGNRSFKELIEEVKEGIYITDLFGFGVNLINGDYSQGACGFFIENGKITYPIHEITVADNLKNMFSNLVVANDLTFCGQFNSPTIKVSEMTVAGSLSD; this is translated from the coding sequence ATGAATATATTAAATATTGCAGCAGATATCACTAAACTAATAAAAAAGCAGAATCAAGACGCAGAAGTTACAATATATGAAACTAATAAGACCTCGGTTTCTCAGCGTCTATCAAAAATTGAACAAATATCACAATCTAAAAACTGTACTGTCGGAATTAGAGCTATAGCAGGTAAGAACAAAGCTGCGTATATTTCCACAAACGATTTGAATAATCTTAGTAGTGCAGTGAGCCAAGTGGTGGAAATGGCAAAGAATGCCCAGGAAGATCCTTATATTAGTTTTGCTGTAGATGGCAGTAATTATATCTCTTCTGCAGATTTAAATATCTCAGATAATAATGTTGTAACAATTGATAAATTAAAAGAAATTACTGAAGCTACAGAAAATTCAGCTCTTGCACATAAAAATATTATTAATTCCGAAGGAGCTTCATCTTCACATACTTCAGTAAATACAGTATTATCAACCGTTTCTGGTTTTGTTGGTTCATTTAGTAAGTCAACTTTTGTTAATCAGGTTTCTGTTGTTGCTGGAGAAAAGAGTGAAATGAAAATAGGCTACGATTACGATGTAGCATGCAACTTCAGTGATTTAAAAACACCGGAGTCAATAGGGAAAGAAGCAGCAAAAAGAGCAATAGATCAATTGGATTCATGTACAATCAGGACAGGCAAATTTCCGGTTGTTTTTGAAAAAAGAGCAGCAAAAGAGCTAGTAAAGAGCTTTGCTTCTGCCATAAATGGTAGCAATATTGTAAATAATAGCTCTTTTTTGAGAAATAGTTTAAATACTCAAATTTTTAATACTGAGATTAACATTATTGATGACCCATTGTTACCAAGGGGTATAACATCAAGACCGTTTGACGGGGAAGGAATAATGAGCAGAAGAAATGAATTTGTAAAAAATGGAGTACTGCAAAACTGGATTTTAGATCTATATTCGGCTAGGAAATTAAACTTGGAAACGACCGCAAATGCAACTCGTGCAAGTAATGCTGCAATTATTCCTTCAGCTAGTAATTTCTATTTCAAAAATGGTAATAGATCATTTAAGGAATTAATTGAAGAAGTAAAAGAAGGAATATATATAACTGATTTATTTGGTTTTGGTGTTAATTTAATCAATGGCGATTATAGTCAAGGTGCATGCGGATTTTTTATAGAAAATGGTAAAATAACGTATCCAATACACGAGATTACTGTTGCCGACAATTTGAAAAATATGTTTAGCAATTTAGTTGTTGCAAATGACCTAACTTTCTGTGGGCAGTTTAATTCACCAACGATTAAAGTTAGCGAAATGACAGTAGCAGGTTCACTTAGTGATTAA
- a CDS encoding GDSL family lipase yields the protein MHLVLNEYGVKHVIVANVTEGGLILALIKTKSKRAGCKAYTEF from the coding sequence ATGCATTTGGTTCTAAATGAATATGGTGTAAAGCATGTGATTGTTGCAAATGTGACTGAGGGTGGTTTGATACTAGCTTTAATAAAGACGAAAAGCAAGAGAGCTGGCTGCAAAGCTTACACAGAGTTTTAA
- the sdhD gene encoding succinate dehydrogenase, hydrophobic membrane anchor protein, translated as MSQSVNSVHHWWVQRISAVILLFLFPWFIYSFSCTFYVDSPLSFNEKLFQAINHPLELLFFVILVFCIFWHAVLGMQVVCEDYIDSVPLRIFTITCIKYLSSITYIVLAFTTFFFYRHIFL; from the coding sequence ATGAGTCAATCTGTAAATTCAGTACATCATTGGTGGGTCCAGCGTATTTCTGCGGTGATTTTGTTATTTTTATTTCCTTGGTTTATTTACTCATTTTCTTGCACATTTTATGTTGATAGCCCTTTATCTTTTAATGAAAAATTATTTCAGGCTATTAATCATCCACTAGAGCTTTTGTTTTTTGTTATACTGGTGTTTTGCATTTTTTGGCATGCAGTTCTTGGAATGCAGGTAGTGTGTGAAGATTATATAGACAGCGTACCTCTAAGGATTTTTACAATTACATGCATAAAATACTTATCAAGCATTACTTATATAGTCCTTGCTTTTACGACTTTTTTCTTTTATAGGCATATTTTCTTGTAA
- a CDS encoding lipoprotein-releasing ABC transporter permease subunit, which produces MSIAFEFTMAIRYLRAKNSRFCSIMALFSIIGIALGVATLIVVMSVMNGFRVKLLDSVLGINGHINVYFDRSINSDYHAVLKSIEKIPGVLKATSMTNDQVIVAANGGIVGSVVRGVSTKDLHNNTTVKNNVIMGNVEKFDEGIIIGARLAEALNIDYGDNIILISPEGFDALSGEIPKMKEYKVVAIFDMGMFEYDNTLMYMPIKSAQAFFNYKDNVRNIEVFVDDIAMANKLANAIAKETGMRAESWQSQQSHYVNALKTERNVMFLILTLIIVVAAFNIVSSLMMIVQEKKSAIAIMRTFGATSGSIMRIFCACGLLIGFTGTCLGSIIGVVFSLNIENIRVFLENITNIKLFDPMIYFFSSLPVILVSQDVLNISALALFLSFLATIPPALQAAAQDPAEILRYE; this is translated from the coding sequence ATGTCTATTGCCTTTGAATTTACTATGGCTATTCGCTATTTGCGAGCAAAGAATTCTAGATTTTGCTCTATAATGGCCTTGTTTTCTATTATTGGTATTGCTCTTGGAGTTGCAACGCTAATAGTAGTAATGTCTGTAATGAATGGGTTCAGAGTAAAGCTGCTCGACTCTGTACTTGGCATTAATGGCCATATTAATGTTTACTTTGATAGAAGCATAAATTCAGATTACCACGCAGTGTTAAAATCTATTGAGAAAATCCCAGGTGTATTAAAAGCTACTTCTATGACCAATGATCAAGTGATCGTTGCAGCAAATGGTGGAATTGTGGGTAGCGTAGTCCGTGGTGTGTCAACTAAAGACTTACATAATAACACTACCGTTAAGAATAATGTAATTATGGGTAACGTGGAAAAATTCGATGAAGGTATCATAATAGGGGCAAGATTAGCAGAAGCTTTGAATATTGATTATGGTGATAACATTATTCTTATATCACCTGAAGGATTTGACGCACTGTCTGGTGAAATACCAAAAATGAAAGAATATAAAGTTGTAGCAATATTTGATATGGGTATGTTTGAGTACGACAATACCTTAATGTATATGCCCATAAAGTCAGCTCAAGCTTTTTTTAATTATAAAGATAATGTGAGAAATATAGAAGTGTTTGTAGATGATATTGCTATGGCTAATAAGCTAGCAAACGCTATAGCAAAAGAAACAGGAATGAGAGCTGAAAGTTGGCAATCTCAGCAAAGCCATTATGTTAATGCTTTAAAGACTGAAAGAAATGTGATGTTTTTAATTCTCACTTTAATTATAGTTGTAGCAGCATTCAATATTGTTTCAAGTTTGATGATGATAGTGCAAGAAAAGAAATCTGCAATTGCAATTATGCGTACATTTGGTGCAACAAGCGGAAGCATTATGCGCATATTTTGTGCTTGTGGATTGCTCATTGGTTTTACAGGAACTTGTCTTGGCTCTATTATAGGGGTTGTTTTTTCTCTCAATATTGAAAATATTAGAGTGTTTTTAGAAAACATTACCAACATCAAGCTATTTGATCCTATGATATACTTTTTTTCAAGTTTGCCAGTGATATTAGTTTCTCAAGATGTATTGAACATTTCTGCACTTGCATTGTTCTTGTCATTTTTAGCAACAATTCCTCCTGCATTGCAGGCAGCTGCGCAAGATCCAGCGGAGATATTACGTTATGAATGA
- a CDS encoding sugar phosphate nucleotidyltransferase, with product MRPVILCGGSGSRLWPLSKPKQFQKIFSQNTMFHNTLLRLKGDYMPPIITTNIQYESLLMQELHALQECKVVFEPVKIGTAAAILIAVLLCDRNETILVLPSDHFIGDLNSFYVSIEKASKLASETDSIVTFGIKPHEFNSEYGYINAVYGQKEKCHIVKDFTEKPERKVSNDHYWNSGIFVFRAKRYIDEIKKIAPTLYNLCCESMKHFVPRERFLYLKQQNCAGMGDTSIDHLVIEKAENIVMIEANFDWMDVGTWGSVLELSKRFNKNFESFQAVIKGREPVLMTENDAKNLLGRVYKRPSKSLMLFINKVKEVKPIRKEIKPWGFYSVVLMGKDFLIKYLFINPLSCTSKQFHHYRDEYHIILSGVGYVSLDDKTYAITKNHVIEIPRKVFHKIENKSTRFPLEIVEFQVGKFLSDNDIVRLDDIYGRS from the coding sequence ATGCGCCCTGTAATACTGTGTGGTGGTAGTGGCAGCAGACTTTGGCCTCTATCTAAGCCAAAGCAATTTCAGAAAATATTTAGTCAGAATACTATGTTTCACAACACTTTGTTGAGGCTAAAAGGCGATTATATGCCACCCATCATTACCACAAATATACAATATGAGTCATTATTGATGCAGGAATTACATGCATTACAGGAATGTAAAGTAGTTTTTGAACCAGTTAAAATTGGGACAGCGGCAGCAATACTAATTGCTGTGCTTCTCTGCGATAGGAATGAGACAATCTTAGTTCTGCCTTCAGACCATTTTATAGGTGATTTGAATAGTTTTTATGTTTCTATTGAGAAAGCGTCTAAGCTAGCCTCTGAAACTGACTCTATAGTCACTTTTGGGATAAAGCCTCATGAATTCAATTCTGAATACGGCTATATAAATGCAGTATATGGTCAGAAAGAAAAATGTCATATAGTAAAAGATTTTACAGAAAAACCCGAGCGTAAGGTAAGTAACGATCATTATTGGAACTCTGGAATATTTGTGTTTAGAGCAAAACGCTATATAGATGAGATAAAAAAAATTGCTCCGACTCTCTATAATTTATGTTGTGAAAGTATGAAGCATTTTGTACCACGAGAGAGATTTCTGTATTTAAAACAGCAAAATTGTGCAGGAATGGGTGATACATCTATTGATCACCTAGTGATAGAAAAAGCAGAAAATATTGTAATGATAGAAGCCAATTTCGATTGGATGGATGTTGGCACTTGGGGTTCAGTTTTAGAGTTAAGTAAGAGATTTAATAAGAATTTTGAGTCGTTTCAAGCTGTAATCAAAGGAAGAGAGCCAGTTTTGATGACAGAAAATGATGCAAAAAATTTACTAGGTAGAGTTTATAAACGGCCAAGTAAGAGCCTAATGTTGTTCATTAATAAAGTTAAGGAAGTAAAGCCAATAAGGAAAGAGATTAAGCCATGGGGATTTTATAGTGTAGTTTTAATGGGCAAGGATTTTCTTATAAAATATCTTTTTATAAATCCACTAAGCTGCACTTCTAAGCAATTTCACCACTATAGAGATGAGTACCATATAATACTATCAGGAGTTGGATATGTTAGTTTAGATGACAAAACATATGCTATAACGAAAAATCATGTAATAGAGATTCCAAGGAAGGTGTTTCATAAAATTGAGAATAAAAGTACAAGATTTCCTCTTGAGATAGTTGAGTTTCAGGTAGGAAAGTTTTTATCTGATAATGATATAGTAAGATTGGACGATATATATGGAAGGTCTTAA
- a CDS encoding cold-shock protein, with translation MEFGNIKWFNVEKGYGFIKPEGKGEDVFVHVSTLERSGIRPDSLRGEDKKRGMKGERVSYELKEERGRNGEDKKSAINLRLED, from the coding sequence ATGGAATTTGGTAATATAAAATGGTTTAATGTTGAAAAAGGCTATGGTTTCATCAAGCCAGAAGGTAAAGGTGAGGACGTTTTTGTACATGTTAGTACATTAGAACGTTCAGGAATAAGACCTGATTCACTTCGAGGAGAGGATAAAAAGAGAGGAATGAAAGGGGAAAGAGTAAGTTATGAGCTTAAAGAAGAGCGTGGTAGGAACGGAGAAGATAAAAAGTCTGCAATAAATTTAAGATTGGAAGATTAG
- a CDS encoding IS630 family transposase (programmed frameshift) — MALRSKLLDEKVVNLAKEMLKKVRNNAYVSKKLQAVIAGKESSISAVARICKISRTALTEWIKHLKFGRVERLFSPSQRRRKSKLNKNQREQIEIWVERNPNITIKEVQIKISEEFGLNISKSTVHREIQRMKFSYITPRPIHHKQDKNKQEEFKKYFNKIVNSHPEKEVFFDESRFGTHSKIGHGWFKKGVRTQVKMKIGRQNFYIYSAVNPRSGKKISLLAPYVNTDCMNIFLEQMSKDLGTKEAFLVMDCASWHRSKSLKIQENITIIYLPPYSPELNPVERLWQYIKYNTLRNSIYDTIGLLEDVLCNFIVNISSTTIKRVCNVSYLFGQ; from the exons ATGGCATTAAGGTCAAAACTATTAGACGAAAAAGTTGTAAATTTGGCGAAAGAAATGTTAAAAAAGGTCAGAAATAACGCATATGTTTCAAAAAAGTTACAAGCGGTGATAGCAGGAAAAGAAAGTAGTATAAGCGCTGTGGCAAGAATATGTAAAATTTCAAGGACTGCTTTGACTGAATGGATAAAGCATCTAAAATTTGGTAGAGTAGAAAGATTATTTTCCCCGTCTCAGCGGCGAAGAAAAAGCAAATTAAACAAAAATCAACGTGAGCAAATTGAAATATGGGTAGAAAGAAATCCAAATATTACTATTAAGGAAGTGCAAATAAAAATCTCAGAGGAATTTGGCCTAAACATTAGCAAATCAACAGTGCACCGTGAGATACAAAGGATGAAGTTTTCTTACATAACACCGAGGCCAATTCACCATAAACAAGATAAAAACAAGCAAGAAGAGTTTAAAAAATACTTCAATAAAATAGTCAATTCCCACCCTGAAAAGGAGGTA TTTTTTGATGAATCACGATTTGGAACTCATTCAAAAATCGGACACGGATGGTTTAAAAAAGGGGTCAGAACACAGGTTAAAATGAAAATTGGTAGACAAAATTTCTATATCTACAGTGCGGTAAATCCAAGAAGTGGTAAGAAAATTAGCCTACTTGCTCCATATGTAAACACTGATTGTATGAATATATTTCTGGAGCAGATGTCGAAAGATTTAGGCACGAAAGAAGCCTTTCTTGTAATGGATTGTGCAAGTTGGCATAGATCAAAAAGTTTGAAAATTCAGGAAAACATTACCATCATATACTTGCCTCCTTATTCACCGGAACTGAATCCTGTTGAAAGGTTGTGGCAATATATCAAATACAATACTTTACGCAATAGTATCTACGATACCATAGGTTTACTTGAAGATGTTTTGTGTAATTTTATTGTCAATATTTCCAGTACTACTATTAAACGAGTTTGTAATGTTTCTTATTTGTTCGGTCAGTAA
- a CDS encoding DEAD/DEAH box helicase, producing the protein MNNFHEMGLPTLLKQALSKNNLCVPTPIQVQAIPLALQGKDILGSAQTGTGKTLAFAIPLVAKLLNEPSIGSALVIVPTRELAHQVTNEIRKLLSQNSVLRVALLIGGEPIFRQLNQLQKKPQIIIGTPGRIIDHIERKTLVTRNVSILVLDETDRMFDMGFGIQIEEIMKHLPKIRQTLMFSATLPGEIVKLTEKYLNQPERVSVDCQATTSAKIKQEIVYASESEKYGKLVTQLCQRKGSIIIFVKTKRGADQLADKLHKDDYSALAIHGDLRQHKRERVINSFRRCRNQIMVATDVASRGLDIPHIQHVINYDVPQSQADYVHRIGRTARAGAEGFALSFVTPQDKRRLPALADKEGEPNFDCSMQSQKCNSKKIFKRPSTLKAKYGRKKINVFKKKSRVLEKAY; encoded by the coding sequence GTGAATAATTTTCATGAAATGGGGCTTCCAACTTTGCTTAAGCAAGCTCTAAGTAAAAATAATCTTTGTGTTCCAACCCCGATTCAGGTGCAAGCGATTCCTCTAGCTCTTCAGGGCAAAGATATTCTTGGGTCTGCTCAAACGGGAACTGGAAAAACCTTAGCATTTGCTATTCCACTGGTTGCTAAATTGCTGAATGAGCCAAGCATTGGTTCAGCTTTAGTCATCGTGCCAACCAGAGAGCTTGCTCATCAGGTAACAAATGAGATAAGAAAACTCTTATCTCAAAATTCTGTACTAAGAGTCGCTTTGTTGATTGGAGGTGAGCCTATTTTTAGGCAGCTAAATCAGCTTCAGAAAAAACCACAAATCATAATAGGTACTCCTGGTCGTATTATAGACCATATTGAGCGTAAAACTTTAGTTACTCGGAATGTTAGTATTCTTGTGCTTGATGAGACGGATCGTATGTTTGATATGGGCTTTGGAATTCAGATTGAAGAAATTATGAAGCATTTGCCTAAAATAAGGCAAACTCTTATGTTTTCTGCAACTCTTCCTGGAGAAATAGTAAAACTTACTGAAAAATATCTTAATCAACCAGAGCGTGTTTCTGTTGATTGTCAGGCTACAACTTCTGCAAAAATTAAGCAAGAAATTGTTTATGCATCAGAATCAGAAAAATATGGAAAACTTGTTACACAATTATGTCAGCGCAAAGGATCGATCATTATTTTTGTCAAAACAAAGCGAGGAGCGGATCAGCTAGCTGACAAATTGCACAAAGATGACTATAGCGCTTTGGCAATTCATGGTGATTTAAGGCAGCACAAGCGTGAAAGAGTCATTAATTCTTTTCGTCGTTGCCGCAATCAAATCATGGTTGCAACAGATGTTGCTTCTCGCGGCCTTGATATTCCGCACATTCAACATGTTATCAATTATGATGTACCACAATCGCAAGCTGATTATGTTCATCGTATAGGTAGAACTGCACGTGCGGGAGCTGAAGGATTTGCATTATCTTTTGTTACACCTCAAGATAAGAGAAGACTGCCTGCACTAGCAGATAAAGAAGGAGAGCCAAATTTTGATTGTAGTATGCAATCTCAAAAATGTAACAGCAAAAAGATCTTTAAAAGGCCAAGTACGTTAAAGGCTAAATACGGTAGAAAAAAGATCAATGTATTTAAGAAGAAAAGCAGAGTACTAGAAAAAGCGTATTAA
- the atpG gene encoding ATP synthase F1 subunit gamma encodes MKSLKELSLRIKNIKSVQKTTKIMQMVSAAKLLQSQKKLSNSKLHISKLHSIISSLALSADQELLARILNINNEDSFLVFIIASDRGLCGSFNSSVVKFSQEHINKLIANDKKVDIVFFGKKAFETGKNRFNSKNILKVENSKGITLKRVEALVSDIDLSKYNKVKVFYSKFYNTFMQKPILETIKPWSKDSLLIDNSIVSPLTDYSYEYEPQNIEFILKSLTQDYVTAALYSALLESAASENSARMVAMESANRNTKEMLNKLALLYNRSRQAAITTDLIEVIGGAESL; translated from the coding sequence ATGAAGAGCTTGAAGGAATTATCCTTAAGAATTAAGAATATTAAATCTGTACAGAAAACTACGAAAATAATGCAAATGGTTTCTGCAGCAAAATTATTACAAAGCCAAAAGAAATTATCAAATTCAAAATTGCATATATCTAAGCTGCATAGCATTATTTCTTCACTAGCGCTATCAGCGGATCAAGAGTTACTAGCAAGAATTCTAAATATCAATAATGAAGATTCTTTCCTAGTATTTATTATTGCATCTGATCGTGGTTTATGTGGCAGCTTTAACTCCTCTGTTGTTAAATTCAGCCAGGAGCATATAAACAAATTAATTGCAAATGATAAGAAAGTAGACATTGTTTTTTTTGGTAAGAAAGCTTTTGAGACAGGCAAAAATAGATTTAATTCTAAAAATATCTTGAAGGTTGAAAATAGTAAGGGAATCACACTAAAGCGTGTGGAAGCCTTGGTTAGTGATATAGATCTAAGTAAATACAATAAAGTTAAGGTTTTTTACAGTAAATTCTATAATACCTTCATGCAAAAGCCAATATTAGAAACAATAAAACCATGGAGTAAAGACTCATTATTAATTGATAATTCTATAGTTAGTCCTCTAACAGATTACAGCTATGAGTATGAACCACAAAATATTGAGTTTATTTTAAAATCTTTGACTCAAGATTATGTTACAGCTGCTCTTTATTCTGCTTTACTTGAAAGTGCAGCAAGTGAAAATAGTGCTAGGATGGTTGCTATGGAATCAGCAAACAGAAATACAAAAGAAATGCTAAATAAACTAGCATTACTTTATAATCGTTCTCGTCAAGCAGCAATTACAACTGATTTGATTGAAGTTATAGGTGGTGCAGAATCTTTATAG
- the sdhC gene encoding succinate dehydrogenase, cytochrome b556 subunit: MSNRPLSPYLQIYKVQVTSFFSIMHRLTGILLFLLLIILSWYFILYVYSPKLIIVRCLNALLFTPVAKLAYILCFVSFMYHFLNGIRHLLWDAGLNLEIASVLKSAMLLTIMLFLSTMAFLFIFI; this comes from the coding sequence ATGAGTAATAGGCCTCTTTCCCCATATTTACAAATATATAAAGTACAAGTTACTAGTTTTTTTTCTATTATGCATAGATTGACTGGTATCTTGCTATTTCTTTTATTAATCATACTTTCTTGGTATTTTATATTATATGTTTACTCCCCTAAGTTAATTATAGTAAGGTGTTTAAATGCATTATTGTTCACTCCTGTTGCTAAATTAGCTTATATCTTATGCTTTGTAAGCTTTATGTATCATTTTCTTAATGGTATTCGTCATTTATTGTGGGATGCTGGGCTTAATTTAGAAATTGCTAGTGTTTTAAAAAGTGCTATGTTACTAACAATAATGCTATTTCTTTCTACTATGGCTTTTTTATTTATATTTATATGA